The Paenibacillus sp. 481 DNA window AGAAGTCGTTGACGCCTTAGGCTTTAACCGCTTCGCATTACGGCTCCAGCTCATAAACATAATCGTACTCAACACCATTACGACCGCTCCCAGCAAATAAGGGAACTCAACGTTCTTGTCGAACAGAACGCCAGCTACCGTTGGACCAACAATGTTACCAAGGCTCATGTAAGCATTGTTCATGCCCGCTACGAAGCCTTGCTCGCTGTCGTCAACCATCTTCGTTAGCAACGTATTGACAGCAGGGCGAATAATGGACACCGCCGTGAAGAACAATTGCGTAAGCGCGAAAATAACCCAGAAGCTGTTCGCATAAACCATCAGCACTAAGCTGAATGCGGTAAGAATAAACATAAGGTTAATGATTACTTTTTCACCAAACTTGCTCACGAGCCAGTTAAAGATAACCGCTTGAATAACGACACCGACCAACGCGCCGACTGTAATGATGATCGAGATGTCAGTTGCCGTAAAGGCATGTTTGTTGTTTACGTACAATCCGAAGATAGCCTCAAAATTTTGCAGCCCGAACGAGAATATAAAGACGAGCATCAGCAGCATGAAGTAAGGTGCTTTTGTAGAAGTAACCATTTGCTTCATCAGCGACTCACGTCTTACACCGCTTGTTTTGGCTTTAAGTCTAATATCTTCAGACAATGTCTCTGGCAAAAAGAAATACGAAATAATGGTGGACAAGCCCGCCAATACAGCCGCTGTGTAAAATGGAACTCCCATGCCAAGCTTCGATAAGAAGCCGCCGATCCCGGGTCCAATTACAATACCAAGCGACATGGATGCGCCTAACAAGCCGATGCCTTGCGCACGCTTATCTTCCGTTGTAATATCTGCCACATAAGCCATCATTGGAGCTGACATGAGTGCGACACCTGCTCCACCTACTAAACGAGATGCATATAGCATCCACATATCAGTTGCAATGGCGAATACCACTTGGGAAATGGTGAATAACAACATCCCCACGACAATCAATGGCTTACGGCCAACTCTATCCGACATTTCACCAGCAATCGGTGAAAATACGAACTGTGTCAATCCAAAAGCCGCGACTAGAAAGCCCATAGCTTGGCCTGTAGCGCCAAACGCGATTACATACTCCGGCAATATCGGAATAATTAAACCGATACCGACCATCGCCAAAAACATGTTGAACATCAAAATAAACAGTGGTCCCTTAGCATTTTTTGCTGCTGTTGTCATCGTGTCTTCCCCTCTTTATAGAGCAAGCTTGTGCTCTAATCTTTCTCTAAGTAGTTGTAATGCCGGAACACTGTGTATATTGGCAAGCATCCCTAATAGAATAGCCCTTTTAGGCTGGAATTCCTTTAACTCTTGCTCTAAAATGTACAATGACGCAAGCGCGTCTTCTTTTTGCTGCACATCCAGATCGAGCTCTGTAAGCTGTTCCTTCATTTGTTTGACGAGCACAATCGGATGATCCCTTTCAAAGTTCTCACGATATTGCCCGTTTAAATGTTCCTTCCACACTTCCTTGTTAACCAAGGCCGGAGGTTGATCCGCGATAAGTCGCTCCGCAATATAATCCATATGACGAATCGCATAATGACTCAAATCAGATGCTGCCAGCTCCATTTTTTCGAAAATTATAAATTGGGTGAAGCTGTTAATCATACCGTGGAGAGCTATAGTGCAGTCAAGGGTATATGGAGCAATGGTCGGGCCATAAACAGCAATGAGTTTGTTCTCATACCAACGCATTGTTTCATCACGGGATTGAACTTTAAACTGCTTAAGTTCCTCATGTTCCACTAAAATAGTTCCTTGCAGCTCTAGTAAAAAAATTTCACGACAGTTGCTAATCGTGAGCAACAGCATTTCAATTTGCATCCTAAAGCAATCTTTGGGATTGGAATGGTGTTGATGTTCGATTTGTAGCAGCTGACATTGGATATTGAGATGAAAATATTTATAAATATTAAGTAGTAGTTCCTCCTTAGATTTAAAATGCACATACAAGCTGCCCTTCGACATTTCGCATGTCTGCGCGATTTCTTGCATTGTCGTTGCGCTGTATCCCTGAGATGTAAACAACTTCATAGCGGTTAGGATAATGTGCTTTTTTTTGTCTATGGAGTCGTTCTGCATGACGGTCACTCCTTGTCGAGAACTAATCGGTACTGTCTTTGACTTATTGGTCGAACTAAATTGTATGCGATTCAGTAGGATGTGTCAATCAAGTACACATAAAAAAAATATGAGTTGCACTATTTTTATATTTAAGGAAATTAGTTCAACTACCTTTATATTTTAATAGCTTTAAATAAATGAAAGGAAAGGAGTGATTGTTTTGAAATCAATTGAGAAGGCGGTGAATTTTCAAAAAAAGTGAGAGCTGTATAAGAGCGAAGTATTTTGCTATCAAATTTAGACTAGAAATATAAAGTAGGAGGACCAAATGAAAGCGTCTATTAAACTTATATTTTTATCATTGATGGTGTTTTCTATATTACTAGCAAATCCTTTAAGTGGTTATGCTAACCAGACAACTTATCAGTATGAAGAAGGTAATCAACTTTCAGAACTTATAACGAATAACGGAACCGTATTTTATGAGAATGATCAAAATGGAAATGTTACTAGAAAAGGTAAACATAAAGTAACTAATCGAGAGAAGAATATGCTCATAAATCCTTTGTTTGAGACAGGTACTCAGGAACTTGCTTCAGTGTGGGGGAAGGTCGTCAATGGTACAACCACAGCGAGTTTTATCTTAGAAAAGAACGGTAAGCATAAGCAACAGAAAATAATATCTTCAAACATTGCTCACCAAGGAATGGTCGGAATTAGTCAGACTATTTCTGTTATTCCGCATAAAATGTACGAGATTCAAGCTTCATTGGCTATTAATCAACTGACTAATGCTGATGTTCAACTGTTAATTAGCTACCTTGGGAATAGTGGAAATCAGGAGTACAGACAAATAGAAGCATCGAATACTCAAACAAAGGGTATTTTCACAACCATTTCTGGAACTGCAACGATACCCGCTAATGTTCAGAAAGCTACCATTTATATAGTCATCCGAGCTAATGGCCATCAAGCTAGTGGTGAAATTGTCGTAAAAGGGATGAATGTATCGAAGACATTTCATCCAATTGAAAATTTAAATCACGATTTTCAACTTATAACTGCTTCAGGTAATTCGATGTATTGGGACAAAGTGATACATTTGGCGAATCATGCTGATTTCACAACTAGTCAAAGAGGAGTTCAAAAAATAGTAGGTGCTGGTATAGCGAAAGATGGAGAAGTTGCTATTAATCAGCGAGTCAAGGTATCACCGAACACTGCGTATAACTTCAATGGGATTTTTGTTATCGATCATCTTAAAAATGCAACTGCTCAGCTTTATGTTCAATTCCTTGATGGACAAGGGAATATCATTAAGAGTCATTTTGTCAAACATCCTTATGCATATACAAAAGTAGATCCGAAGAATCCTGTTTTTAAGGTGGATACGAGTATTACGCTGGGAGATCATGTTGTAGCACCGAGTTCTGCACAGTATGCGGTTGTTTACGCAGCAATTAGGGCATTGGAAAATGATGCTGCAGGCACGATTACGGTAGACGATATTGTTTTACAGCGCACCACGGAAAAAAATATTTTATCTAATCCTGAGTTGAATGTACCGTATGGTAATCTCGCAAGTGGATGGGCATTAAGTGG harbors:
- a CDS encoding MFS transporter, which codes for MTTAAKNAKGPLFILMFNMFLAMVGIGLIIPILPEYVIAFGATGQAMGFLVAAFGLTQFVFSPIAGEMSDRVGRKPLIVVGMLLFTISQVVFAIATDMWMLYASRLVGGAGVALMSAPMMAYVADITTEDKRAQGIGLLGASMSLGIVIGPGIGGFLSKLGMGVPFYTAAVLAGLSTIISYFFLPETLSEDIRLKAKTSGVRRESLMKQMVTSTKAPYFMLLMLVFIFSFGLQNFEAIFGLYVNNKHAFTATDISIIITVGALVGVVIQAVIFNWLVSKFGEKVIINLMFILTAFSLVLMVYANSFWVIFALTQLFFTAVSIIRPAVNTLLTKMVDDSEQGFVAGMNNAYMSLGNIVGPTVAGVLFDKNVEFPYLLGAVVMVLSTIMFMSWSRNAKRLKPKASTTS
- a CDS encoding TetR/AcrR family transcriptional regulator encodes the protein MQNDSIDKKKHIILTAMKLFTSQGYSATTMQEIAQTCEMSKGSLYVHFKSKEELLLNIYKYFHLNIQCQLLQIEHQHHSNPKDCFRMQIEMLLLTISNCREIFLLELQGTILVEHEELKQFKVQSRDETMRWYENKLIAVYGPTIAPYTLDCTIALHGMINSFTQFIIFEKMELAASDLSHYAIRHMDYIAERLIADQPPALVNKEVWKEHLNGQYRENFERDHPIVLVKQMKEQLTELDLDVQQKEDALASLYILEQELKEFQPKRAILLGMLANIHSVPALQLLRERLEHKLAL
- a CDS encoding carbohydrate binding domain-containing protein — its product is MKASIKLIFLSLMVFSILLANPLSGYANQTTYQYEEGNQLSELITNNGTVFYENDQNGNVTRKGKHKVTNREKNMLINPLFETGTQELASVWGKVVNGTTTASFILEKNGKHKQQKIISSNIAHQGMVGISQTISVIPHKMYEIQASLAINQLTNADVQLLISYLGNSGNQEYRQIEASNTQTKGIFTTISGTATIPANVQKATIYIVIRANGHQASGEIVVKGMNVSKTFHPIENLNHDFQLITASGNSMYWDKVIHLANHADFTTSQRGVQKIVGAGIAKDGEVAINQRVKVSPNTAYNFNGIFVIDHLKNATAQLYVQFLDGQGNIIKSHFVKHPYAYTKVDPKNPVFKVDTSITLGDHVVAPSSAQYAVVYAAIRALENDAAGTITVDDIVLQRTTEKNILSNPELNVPYGNLASGWALSGLGINHSNHRSDTEKSIQIFEVKGTPSVFGTIGILQRVSVYSKKSFNIHALVYIPELEGSSVQVNVQFYDSNDKAMGSNYVEEVRHRLTNHYGNLNVKGDIPEGAVTASVSVFLNVSGTFDFVTQIIKPGFGKLHIDKISMEVSNQAKSNPTPEPPIPPWDQVEPPVIIDPTI